The following proteins come from a genomic window of Girardinichthys multiradiatus isolate DD_20200921_A chromosome 8, DD_fGirMul_XY1, whole genome shotgun sequence:
- the aff1 gene encoding AF4/FMR2 family member 3 isoform X2 yields the protein MLGSYEDVNNPVPFSLEALPMPSFSQSDQNQPVADQSNKTLFHNQDLYKSTQSQKRTSNSSCSSSTSASSPNQQGHSSKFFATSLTHSQFSRSGHHDKESEVFPDLRGGISLSQEMSAPSPDAKPLPVLHSCDQSIDMDTRDTFNRHQLQGSPDISSGSASSVTVCTLNMKLSPINPPPPHAKSNNLPSQTFPSLLSSKQAGIVMTQKPTAYVRPMDGQDQVVHKSPELKPSPEHYAPLPELINKTDCTKTKITPKFLESTSDEVLCVEDILREMTHSWPPVLTAIHTPTSEPSRSPIPAKEAEQVSSCLEEKNIEFSNKGLSRYSQQISSNSFEAAPSSDAETTNSSESESSLESDSDSKPPESKLVKIEPDARSASHRDWQLGEWLKSRQQNSSTDAQTSKQTSADTREESKSLSRQRELTDTVAVTQQRGERIQDGCFSQNNCKKSLSDGESRCSSSRKLSKPSAAGCPDRTETVLSVKSEELLTPETTEQHFTDNPKVKSKTGHHKKDSTDSKRDSRRTKHTKHHKKSGSEVTFMLYGHCPSCDVQFPNPCCCSAQSLAQPDHLSSVSPVRVSCPKSNTETKLPHKPIHKHSHKALQAAKGSWEHYQPPKSLLVKIDLSLLARVPQESSNKGIPSNTKRPALVKEKDEASKESSKAHKPGKTNKKSQNVRVETKSPPKKKAKLENKDTSLSRASVKVESSNKPGKEQKKAKKTSQDPATSKNSTKASKVPNHCSAKVLETSKEKVMDKDSQKHKKIKGKHPNPSLQKKVKTPKSTLGLPSMSQTQREAVGNRSLLRFDKRQYPVNHYIKEAKKLKHKADADPDKLSKAFTYLEAAMFFVESGIAMENDPQISMSSYTMFAETVELLKFVLKLKSPVDSPAVPTEKDFIALCLKCQSVLQMAMFRHKQKTAIKFSKTLTDHFHNFAQGSQKPLSSSKMAENPSPSMPSPASTSSGPSSNHSGSGITAVGTTVVIPQDIEQVAFSYVNITTLFLSAHDIWEQAEELALKGSGMLAELDAVMGPLSLISRMSFMIRYIRQGVNWLKLDSQKL from the exons ATGCTGGGCAGTTACGAAGATGTGAATAATCCCGTGCCTTTTTCACTTGAGGCTTTACCCATGCCTTCCTTCTCACAGTCAGACCAGAACCAGCCAGTTGCAGATCAGTCAAACAAAACTCTTTTCCACAATCAGGACCTTTACAAGTCTACCCAAAGCCAGAAAAGGACATCTAATAGCAGTTGCTCCTCATCCACCTCTGCCTCATCTCCAAACCAACAAGGACATTCATCCAAATTTTTTGCTACTTCTTTGACCCACAGTCAGTTCAGTCGCTCAGGACATCATGACAAGGAGAGTGAAGTCTTCCCAGATCTCAGGGGGGGCATTAGCCTTTCCCAGGAAATGTCCGCCCCCTCTCCAGATGCTAAGCCTCTTCCTGTCTTACATTCCTGTGACCAAAGCATTGACATGGACACCAGGGACACTTTCAATAGGCATCAGCTCCAAGGGTCCCCAGATATTTCCTCAGGGTCAGCCAGCAGCGTGACGGTTTGCACACTGAACATGAAGCTTTCACCAATAAATCCACCGCCACCCCACGCCAAGAGTAACAACCTGCCCTCCCAGACCTTCCCTTCACTGCTATCATCCAAGCAGGCGGGGATAGTCATGACCCAGAAGCCGACAGCCTATGTGCGGCCCATGGATGGTCAGGACCAGGTGGTCCACAAATCACCTGAGCTAAAGCCATCACCAGAGCATTACGCACCTTTACCGGAGCTGATCAACAAAACTGACTGTACCAAAACAAAGATAACGCCTAAATTCTTGGag TCAACATCTGATGAAGTTCTATGTGTGGAAGACATCTTGAGG GAAATGACTCACTCATGGCCCCCTGTGCTCACAGCTATACATACGCCAACCTCTGAACCATCCCGTTCTCCAATCCCAGCCAAG GAAGCAGAACAAGTCTCCTCTTGTTTAGAAGAAA aaaacattGAATTCTCCAATAAAGGTCTGTCTCGTTACAGCCAGCAGATCTCCTCAAA CTCCTTTGAAGCCGCACCGTCCAGTGATGCAGAGACGACGAACTCCAGCGAGTCAGAGAGTAGCTTAGAGTCAGATAGTGACTCTAAACCTCCAGAAAGCAAACTAGTTAAAATTGAG CCTGATGCTCGATCAGCGAGCCATCGTGATTGGCAACTGGGAGAGTGGTTAAAGTCCCGTCAGCAGAACTCCAGCACTGATGCTCAAACCTCCAAGCAGACCAGTGCAGACACCCGAGAGGAATCAAAGTCCTTATCTCGGCAAAGAGAGCTCACAGATACCGTGGCTGTTACTCAGCAGAGAGGTGAACGCATCCAGGACGGTTGTTTCAGCCAGAATAATTGCAAAAAAAGCCTCTCTGATGGTGAGAGCCGCTGCAGCAGTTCCAGGAAGCTCTCAAAACCTTCAGCGGCAGGTTGCCCAGACCGCACTGAAACAGTGCTCAGTGTTAAGTCTGAGGAACTTTTAACCCCAGAAACAACAGAGCAACATTTCACAGACAATCCCAAAGTAAAGTCAAAAACAGGGCATCACAAAAAGGACAGCACTGACAGTAAAAGAGATTCCAGAAGGACTAAACACACTAAACATCATAAGAAGTCTGGATCTGAAGTCACGTTTATGCTCTATGGTCACTGTCCATCCTGTGATGTTCAGTTTCCTAACCCCTGCTGCTGCTCAGCCCAGAGTCTTGCTCAGCCTGACCACCTGTCTTCTGTTTCTCCAGTCAGAGTCAGCTGTCCAAAAAGCAATACAGAAACCAAGTTGCCTCATAAACCAATCCACAAGCACTCGCACAAGGCCCTCCAGGCAGCAAAGGGTTCGTGGGAACATTACCAACCTCCTAAATCCCTGCTGGTGAAGATTGATCTCAGTCTGCTCGCAAGAGTCCCCCAGGAGTCCAGTAATAAAGGGATTCCCAGCAACACAAAAAGACCAGCACTGGTCAAAGAAAAGGATGAAGCAAGCAAAGAGTCTTCTAAAGCACACAAACCTggaaaaaccaataaaaagtCTCAAAAC gtcaGGGTAGAGACTAAAAGCCCTCCCAAGAAGAAAGCCAAGTTGGAAAACAAGGATACCTCACTAAGTCGTGCTTCTGTGAAAGTAGA GAGTTCCAACAAACCAGGCAAGGAGCAAAAGAAGGCTAAGAAAACATCTCAGGACCCTGCAACATCCAAAAATTCTACTAAAGCTTCAAAGGTACCGAATCACTGCTCTGCAAAGGTACTGGAGACCAGTAAGGAGAAAGTCATGGATAAGGACTCCCAGAAGCACAAGAAGATCAAAGGAAAACACCCAAATCCCTCCCTCCAGAAAAAG GTAAAGACCCCAAAGAGCACTCTTGGTCTGCCATCAATGTCACAGACCCAACGAGAAGCTGTGGGCAACAGATCCTTGCTAAGATTTGACAAGAG ACAGTATCCAGTGAACCATTACATAAAGGAGGCTAAAAAACTGAAGCACAAGGCAGATGCTGAC CCAGATAAGCTTAGTAAAGCTTTCACCTACTTGGAAGCAGCCATGTTCTTTGTTGAGAGCGGCATTGCCATGGAGAATGATCCCCAGATTTCAATGTCTTCCTATACGATGTTTGCAGAGACAGTGGAGCTTCTCAA ATTTGTACTGAAACTTAAAAGCCCAGTGGACTCACCTGCTGTACCCACAGAAAAGGACTTTATAGCTTTATG TTTGAAGTGCCAGTCTGTCCTGCAGATGGCCATGTTTCgccacaaacaaaaaactgcaatAAAGTTTTCAAAAACTCTTACAGATCACTTTCAT AACTTTGCTCAGGGGTCACAAAAACCACTCTCTTCATCAAA GATGGCAGAAAACCCATCCCCCAGCATGCCATCTCCAGCCAGCACCAGCTCAGGTCCCAGTTCGAACCACAGTGGATCCGGTATCACTGCAGTTGGCACCACGGTGGTGATTCCTCAAGACATAGAACAAGTGGCCTTTTCTTATGTCAACATCACTACATTATTTCTAAGTGCTCATGACATCTGGGAGCAGGCAGAGGAACTGGCACTAAAAGGCAGCG
- the aff1 gene encoding AF4/FMR2 family member 1 isoform X1 yields MASQPSGQNEERNLLRRRAWEQRIQETSQTKEHNPENVPLFPEPYKTNKGDELSDRIQRMLGSYEDVNNPVPFSLEALPMPSFSQSDQNQPVADQSNKTLFHNQDLYKSTQSQKRTSNSSCSSSTSASSPNQQGHSSKFFATSLTHSQFSRSGHHDKESEVFPDLRGGISLSQEMSAPSPDAKPLPVLHSCDQSIDMDTRDTFNRHQLQGSPDISSGSASSVTVCTLNMKLSPINPPPPHAKSNNLPSQTFPSLLSSKQAGIVMTQKPTAYVRPMDGQDQVVHKSPELKPSPEHYAPLPELINKTDCTKTKITPKFLESTSDEVLCVEDILREMTHSWPPVLTAIHTPTSEPSRSPIPAKEAEQVSSCLEEKNIEFSNKGLSRYSQQISSNSFEAAPSSDAETTNSSESESSLESDSDSKPPESKLVKIEPDARSASHRDWQLGEWLKSRQQNSSTDAQTSKQTSADTREESKSLSRQRELTDTVAVTQQRGERIQDGCFSQNNCKKSLSDGESRCSSSRKLSKPSAAGCPDRTETVLSVKSEELLTPETTEQHFTDNPKVKSKTGHHKKDSTDSKRDSRRTKHTKHHKKSGSEVTFMLYGHCPSCDVQFPNPCCCSAQSLAQPDHLSSVSPVRVSCPKSNTETKLPHKPIHKHSHKALQAAKGSWEHYQPPKSLLVKIDLSLLARVPQESSNKGIPSNTKRPALVKEKDEASKESSKAHKPGKTNKKSQNVRVETKSPPKKKAKLENKDTSLSRASVKVESSNKPGKEQKKAKKTSQDPATSKNSTKASKVPNHCSAKVLETSKEKVMDKDSQKHKKIKGKHPNPSLQKKVKTPKSTLGLPSMSQTQREAVGNRSLLRFDKRQYPVNHYIKEAKKLKHKADADPDKLSKAFTYLEAAMFFVESGIAMENDPQISMSSYTMFAETVELLKFVLKLKSPVDSPAVPTEKDFIALCLKCQSVLQMAMFRHKQKTAIKFSKTLTDHFHNFAQGSQKPLSSSKMAENPSPSMPSPASTSSGPSSNHSGSGITAVGTTVVIPQDIEQVAFSYVNITTLFLSAHDIWEQAEELALKGSGMLAELDAVMGPLSLISRMSFMIRYIRQGVNWLKLDSQKL; encoded by the exons ATGGCATCCCAGCCGAG CGGACAGAATGAAGAGAGAAACCTTCTTCGCCGCCGAGCATGGGAACAAAGAATCCAAGAAACCAGCCAAACCAAAGAACATAATCCTGAAAATGTGCCACTCTTTCCAGAACCGTACAAG ACAAACAAAGGGGATGAGCTCTCTGATCGAATCCAAAGGATGCTGGGCAGTTACGAAGATGTGAATAATCCCGTGCCTTTTTCACTTGAGGCTTTACCCATGCCTTCCTTCTCACAGTCAGACCAGAACCAGCCAGTTGCAGATCAGTCAAACAAAACTCTTTTCCACAATCAGGACCTTTACAAGTCTACCCAAAGCCAGAAAAGGACATCTAATAGCAGTTGCTCCTCATCCACCTCTGCCTCATCTCCAAACCAACAAGGACATTCATCCAAATTTTTTGCTACTTCTTTGACCCACAGTCAGTTCAGTCGCTCAGGACATCATGACAAGGAGAGTGAAGTCTTCCCAGATCTCAGGGGGGGCATTAGCCTTTCCCAGGAAATGTCCGCCCCCTCTCCAGATGCTAAGCCTCTTCCTGTCTTACATTCCTGTGACCAAAGCATTGACATGGACACCAGGGACACTTTCAATAGGCATCAGCTCCAAGGGTCCCCAGATATTTCCTCAGGGTCAGCCAGCAGCGTGACGGTTTGCACACTGAACATGAAGCTTTCACCAATAAATCCACCGCCACCCCACGCCAAGAGTAACAACCTGCCCTCCCAGACCTTCCCTTCACTGCTATCATCCAAGCAGGCGGGGATAGTCATGACCCAGAAGCCGACAGCCTATGTGCGGCCCATGGATGGTCAGGACCAGGTGGTCCACAAATCACCTGAGCTAAAGCCATCACCAGAGCATTACGCACCTTTACCGGAGCTGATCAACAAAACTGACTGTACCAAAACAAAGATAACGCCTAAATTCTTGGag TCAACATCTGATGAAGTTCTATGTGTGGAAGACATCTTGAGG GAAATGACTCACTCATGGCCCCCTGTGCTCACAGCTATACATACGCCAACCTCTGAACCATCCCGTTCTCCAATCCCAGCCAAG GAAGCAGAACAAGTCTCCTCTTGTTTAGAAGAAA aaaacattGAATTCTCCAATAAAGGTCTGTCTCGTTACAGCCAGCAGATCTCCTCAAA CTCCTTTGAAGCCGCACCGTCCAGTGATGCAGAGACGACGAACTCCAGCGAGTCAGAGAGTAGCTTAGAGTCAGATAGTGACTCTAAACCTCCAGAAAGCAAACTAGTTAAAATTGAG CCTGATGCTCGATCAGCGAGCCATCGTGATTGGCAACTGGGAGAGTGGTTAAAGTCCCGTCAGCAGAACTCCAGCACTGATGCTCAAACCTCCAAGCAGACCAGTGCAGACACCCGAGAGGAATCAAAGTCCTTATCTCGGCAAAGAGAGCTCACAGATACCGTGGCTGTTACTCAGCAGAGAGGTGAACGCATCCAGGACGGTTGTTTCAGCCAGAATAATTGCAAAAAAAGCCTCTCTGATGGTGAGAGCCGCTGCAGCAGTTCCAGGAAGCTCTCAAAACCTTCAGCGGCAGGTTGCCCAGACCGCACTGAAACAGTGCTCAGTGTTAAGTCTGAGGAACTTTTAACCCCAGAAACAACAGAGCAACATTTCACAGACAATCCCAAAGTAAAGTCAAAAACAGGGCATCACAAAAAGGACAGCACTGACAGTAAAAGAGATTCCAGAAGGACTAAACACACTAAACATCATAAGAAGTCTGGATCTGAAGTCACGTTTATGCTCTATGGTCACTGTCCATCCTGTGATGTTCAGTTTCCTAACCCCTGCTGCTGCTCAGCCCAGAGTCTTGCTCAGCCTGACCACCTGTCTTCTGTTTCTCCAGTCAGAGTCAGCTGTCCAAAAAGCAATACAGAAACCAAGTTGCCTCATAAACCAATCCACAAGCACTCGCACAAGGCCCTCCAGGCAGCAAAGGGTTCGTGGGAACATTACCAACCTCCTAAATCCCTGCTGGTGAAGATTGATCTCAGTCTGCTCGCAAGAGTCCCCCAGGAGTCCAGTAATAAAGGGATTCCCAGCAACACAAAAAGACCAGCACTGGTCAAAGAAAAGGATGAAGCAAGCAAAGAGTCTTCTAAAGCACACAAACCTggaaaaaccaataaaaagtCTCAAAAC gtcaGGGTAGAGACTAAAAGCCCTCCCAAGAAGAAAGCCAAGTTGGAAAACAAGGATACCTCACTAAGTCGTGCTTCTGTGAAAGTAGA GAGTTCCAACAAACCAGGCAAGGAGCAAAAGAAGGCTAAGAAAACATCTCAGGACCCTGCAACATCCAAAAATTCTACTAAAGCTTCAAAGGTACCGAATCACTGCTCTGCAAAGGTACTGGAGACCAGTAAGGAGAAAGTCATGGATAAGGACTCCCAGAAGCACAAGAAGATCAAAGGAAAACACCCAAATCCCTCCCTCCAGAAAAAG GTAAAGACCCCAAAGAGCACTCTTGGTCTGCCATCAATGTCACAGACCCAACGAGAAGCTGTGGGCAACAGATCCTTGCTAAGATTTGACAAGAG ACAGTATCCAGTGAACCATTACATAAAGGAGGCTAAAAAACTGAAGCACAAGGCAGATGCTGAC CCAGATAAGCTTAGTAAAGCTTTCACCTACTTGGAAGCAGCCATGTTCTTTGTTGAGAGCGGCATTGCCATGGAGAATGATCCCCAGATTTCAATGTCTTCCTATACGATGTTTGCAGAGACAGTGGAGCTTCTCAA ATTTGTACTGAAACTTAAAAGCCCAGTGGACTCACCTGCTGTACCCACAGAAAAGGACTTTATAGCTTTATG TTTGAAGTGCCAGTCTGTCCTGCAGATGGCCATGTTTCgccacaaacaaaaaactgcaatAAAGTTTTCAAAAACTCTTACAGATCACTTTCAT AACTTTGCTCAGGGGTCACAAAAACCACTCTCTTCATCAAA GATGGCAGAAAACCCATCCCCCAGCATGCCATCTCCAGCCAGCACCAGCTCAGGTCCCAGTTCGAACCACAGTGGATCCGGTATCACTGCAGTTGGCACCACGGTGGTGATTCCTCAAGACATAGAACAAGTGGCCTTTTCTTATGTCAACATCACTACATTATTTCTAAGTGCTCATGACATCTGGGAGCAGGCAGAGGAACTGGCACTAAAAGGCAGCG
- the LOC124872263 gene encoding serine/threonine-protein phosphatase with EF-hands 2-like, protein MGCGMGKSRIQQNKCDRVSISVPAATAIRAALLIQRWYRQYVARLEMRRRCTWNIFQSIEYAGEQDQIKLYKFFGFLMDHFTPASSERNLISHIFRENEICHDADWERYFCYKDIEVPESYSGPHLTFPMTFCGLSKLMEAFKLKQQLHARYVLQILGETWRLLRILPNINHISVCHTKEITICGDLHGQLEDLLLIFYKNGLPSCEKPYIFNGDFVDRGKNSLEILLILFGFLLVYPNDVHLNRGNHEDHIVNLRYGFTKEVLGKYRVHGKKILKLLQKIFSWLPLATVINHKVLVVHGGISDSTDLDMVARMDRHRYVSVLRPPKMIRHTLNGNRTVISKNEDATGPAEARRRVRSLTNTSTLAQRHNVPRRSLHNLPTTGNQMNCSVEEELKKRRRLAGFDQTYREMKTLDSDSDPEFGEPTETHGHEWKQIVDLLWSDPMPQNGCIPNEVRGGGCYWGSDVTEEVLRRHNLQLLIRSHECKQDGYEFCHNRRVLTIFSASNYYEMGSNRGAYIRMGPDLVPHFVQYQASSTSRELTLRQSIGWTERSALRALRQQLFVHKSDLIGAFQEFDPNNTGVISLRHWATATESVLQLGLPWRMLRPQLVSRAQHGMVDYQQWIRELSITEPKPEVSDTSIMETMYKNHSNLETIFRIIDTDHSGLISFEEFRQTWKLLSSHLKMEIGDKAITDLAQSMDFNKDGSIDINEFMEAFRLVDLSTHA, encoded by the exons ATGGGTTGCGGCATGGGAAAATCCAGAATCCAGCAGAACAAATGTGACAGAG TGAGCATCTCAGTTCCAG CTGCCACAG CAATTAGAGCAGCTCTATTGATCCAGCGTTGGTATCGACAGTATGTTGCTCGGCTGGAAATGAGACGCAGGTGCACGTGGAACATCTTTCAGTCTATTGAATACGCAGGGGAGCAGGATCAGATAAAG CTGTACAAATTTTTTGGCTTCCTAATGGACCACTTCACCCCAGCTAGCAGTGAAA GAAACCTAATATCCCACATCTTTCGCGAGAATGAGATCTGCCATGATGCAGATTGGGAAAGGTATTTTTGCTACAAAGACATAGAGGTACCCGAGAGTTACAGTGGCCCCCACCTAACCTTCCCCATGACATTCTGTGGGCTGTCAAAGCTAATGGAGGCTTTTAAGCTGAAACAA CAGCTCCACGCTCGTTACGTTCTACAGATTCTTGGGGAAACTTGGAGACTTCTACGAATCCTTCCAAATATCAATCACATCTCTGTCTGCCACACCAAAGAGATAACAATATGTG GAGATTTGCATGGGCAGCTTGAAGATCTGCTATTAATATTCTATAAG AATGGTTTACCATCATGTGAGAAACCATACATCTTCAATGGAGACTTTGTGGATCGGGGCAAGAATTCTTTAGAGATTTTGCTCATCCTGTTCGGGTTCCTGCTTGTTTACCCCAATGATGTGCATCTGAACAGAGGGAACCATGAAGATCACATTGTGAACTTGAG ATATGGTTTTACCAAAGAAGTCTTGGGAAAATACAGG GTGCACGGCAAGAAAATTCTAAAGCTGCTTCAAAAGATCTTCAGCTGGCTTCCCCTGGCCACAGTGATTAACCATAAGGTCCTGGTTGTACATGGAGGGATCTCTGACTCAACAGACCTCGACATGGTCGCCAGAATGGACAGACACAGA TATGTGTCGGTCCTGCGGCCACCTAAAATGATCCGTCACACACTCAATGGCAACAGGACAGTGATCAGCAAGAACGAAGATGCAACAGGACCAGCTGAAGCCCGTCGCCGGGTACGCTCCCTGACCAACACCTCCACCCTGGCTCAGAGGCACAACGTCCCACGTCGTTCCCTCCACAACCTGCCCACCACCGGTAACCAGATGAACTGctcggtggaggaggagctGAAGAAGAGGCGCAGGCTGGCCGGGTTTGATCAGACCTACAGAGAAATGAAGACACTGGACTCTGATTCGGACCCAGAGTTTGGAGAACCCACAGAAACACATGGCCATGAGTGGAAACAA ATAGTGGACCTTCTATGGAGCGATCCAATGCCACAGAATGGCTGCATTCCCAACGAGGTGCGAGGTGGAGGCTGCTACTGGGGTTCAGATGTAACCGAGGAGGTGCTGAGAAGACACAACCTCCAGCTCCTCATCCGATCCCACGAGTGCAAACAGGATGGCTATGAGTTCTGCCACAATCGCAGG GTGCTGACCATATTTTCAGCCTCTAATTATTACGAGATGGGCAGCAACAGAGGAGCCTACATCAGAATGGGCCCTGATCTGGTCCCTCACTTTGTTCAGTACCAGGCCAGCAGCACAAGCAGGGAGTTGACCCTGAGACAAAG TATCGGCTGGACAGAGAGATCTGCCCTGCGAGCTCTAAGGCAGCAACTGTTTGTACACAAGTCGGATCTCATCGGTGCCTTCCAGGAGTTTGACCCAAACAACACAG GGGTGATCTCTCTACGCCACTGGGCGACAGCTACAGAGAGTGTACTGCAGCTGGGTCTGCCTTGGAGGATGCTGCGCCctcagcttgtcagcagagccCAGCATGGTATGGTGGACTACCAGCAGTGGATTAGAGAGCTCTCCATCACTGAACCCAAACCAGAG GTGTCAGACACCAGTATCATGGAGACGATGTACAAAAACCACTCTAACCTGGAAACCATCTTCCGCATTATAGACACGGATCACTCAG GCTTGATCTCTTTTGAGGAGTTCCGTCAGACTTGGAAACTCCTGAGCTCTCATCTTAAAATGGAAATTGGGGACAAGGCCATCACGGACCTGGCCCAGAGCATGGACTTCAACAAGGACGGCAGTATAGATATCAATGAGTTCATGGAGGCCTTTCGCCTGGTGGACCTCTCCACACATGCCTAA
- the gsdf gene encoding gonadal somatic cell derived factor, which produces MSFTFIGIMMLLQSSVAIAFVLHSSNEEPAASADSQFAHQRCQNESLQSIRKGLLRALNMQTEPQLPAGAIESVREQWQRTFSIFPQSVKNTAAPTDYSVLHDSGNKTGLKCCSASFEIFMKDLGWDSWVIHPLSLTIVQCALCNPAYGTMQCPSYSSSVQEANSQDHLPCCQPSLQETLNLVYMDETGTILISAVELTRSCGCGPGNAQQPSPK; this is translated from the exons ATGTCTTTTACATTCATTGGTATAATGATGCTTCTTCAATCTTCAGTGGCAATTGCATTTGTCTTGCATTCATCCAATGAGGAGCCTGCAGCCTCTGCTGATTCTCAGTTTGCCCATCAAAG GTGCCAGAATGAGTCATTGCAATCTATCAGGAAGGGTCTCCTGAGGGCTCTCAACATGCAGACTGAGCCACAGCTGCCTGCTGGTGCAATAGAGAGTGTCCGTGAGCAATGGCAGAGAACATTCAGCATCTTTCCTCAAAGTGTCAAGAATACAGCTG CACCCACTGACTATTCTGTATTGCATGACAGTGGAAACAAAACAGGCCTGAAGTGTTGCTCTGCATCCTTTGAGATCTTCATGAAAG ATCTGGGCTGGGACAGCTGGGTGATTCATCCTTTGAGCCTGACCATTGTTCAGTGTGCTCTGTGCAATCCTGCATATGGCACCATGCAATGTCCATCATACTCCTCCAGCGTCCAGGAAGCCAACTCGCAA GACCATTTGCCATGTTGCCAGCCCTCCTTGCAGGAAACACTGAATCTCGTCTACATGGATGAAACTGGCACAATTCTCATCTCCGCAGTGGAGCTGACCCGCAGCTGTGGCTGTGGACCTGGGAATGCCCAGCAGCCCAGCCCAAAGTAG